In the genome of Primulina tabacum isolate GXHZ01 chromosome 13, ASM2559414v2, whole genome shotgun sequence, the window AGAGCGCTTGGAAAAGCTTGTAAATAAGTACGAGAGAGgtcaaattcaaagagttgattGGCTGGACCGCCTTGCATTCAAATCCATGGAGAAAATTAAGGACCATGAAAATAGTAAAAACGGGAGTTCTCGTTTATATGTTGTTGTCCAATTTTGCATCTCTGAACATCGAGTGGTTTTCCAGGTAATTTCTGTATTCGTGAATTTTTCTTGAATCTTTTGTTGCTCTATATATGATGTCCTTGAATTACAAGTGCAATAGAGCGACTCTTCATAATGttctttttaaaaacaaataaaacttGTGTCTAAAGGTTGGGTTTATGGCATGGACTCtttttttacttgttctttataTCAGAaccaaaatttattaatataataaaatgcaCGATAGCCAGTCTTTAAAAAGCTGTGGCGTGCTAGTTAAATATCCAGTCTTTGTTAAGGCCCTTCATTCTATCATAGCCGATAAAGTTTCACAACAGAAGCCAGACCAAAATGTTGGAGCTAATGTGTAACTATAAACAAGACAACACAAAACTGTTGAGGAATTAAAAGAGCAAGATTTCTTGAAAACTGTACCATCATTTCTAGCTACTCAAACAAGAAAGCCTATGTGCTCGTGTCTAACATCTCAAATGCGGGAGTCCTGTTTGATCTTTCGAAATATACCCTTGGCCCAGGGTTTGTTTGCATCTCTTTTTATCTGTCGAAATTGCATTCATAATCATAAGGtgatattttctttttcataaattttatGCTTACGAACTGAACAGCATTTATGTTTTTGGAAAATTGTATTTTTGTCTTTCATGTTTCTTCCCTGTGATTTGAGTCTTGTACGTTGTCAAATTGAGTTCGTCCGTTAGCTTTatttttttggcaattttagttatttatctGACGTATGATATGATAATAATGTCAGTGCGTTATTCCAAACCATCCATCGCTGGGCACAGTATTGGCGTTAATTTAAGACCCAAACGAGCTTTCAGATCAGTAGGAATATTTACAAAATCTTTTCATTCAACGGCGGTTGCTCTCTGTGCTTCATGCCAACTTATGGATGCATAAAGGCAACATTGCTATGTATTATTAAAAGTAAATTTTGATTGGTTTTAGACTTTAGTGTTATTACTATTTTTGTATATAAATTGTAAATAGTTTTACGATATCTTCGGAATGGTACACATTGTGTGATTTGTTTTAGGATAGCTCATTCACAGACCTGAATATGAAAAGGGGAAATGAACGTAGGACCTGTTTTCCCTTTGTCTTCTTAGCCTATTTTATGATCAGTCGTCTTCTTCATTATCGATGGCTCTCGTGTTCTGATTTTGGCGTTTACTTCCTACGACGAACAATGGACCAAATATAACTCATGTGATGAATTCGGAACGTAACACGCAACTTTTTTTGAAATAGTATTTGTTAATCATAATTTTCGTGTCGTCGTATTCCATGACCTCCTACAAGATACGCAGAaacataaaaaagaaaaaaaaataatataagtaGTGAAATTAAAAGTGAACGAAATTGATGCCCATCGCATCTGTACAACTTGTGAAAATGAGTGCCACTACGAGATTATCCACTTTCTTCTCTTTTTGACCAAGTGCTCTACGAGATTATGCAACTAGGCTATGCTAACCACTAGATTCGATTAATCAAAATGTCAAAAGCATGGATGATTTTATGCTACTTTCAGTGTGTTTTTTATCCGGATGTTCGCagaaatattttgtaaaaaaaatactaattgattttgtatttttttctaTTCAGATGTTCGCACAAACATCTTGTGTAGAACATGAGTAGATTTTCTTTTGCATATTTCTATGAAACAACCTCTTGTTTCAAAAACTCAATCCACCGAATTTTAGAGCCAAAAACTCTTCTGATCAAAATCTTATATTGAATGTGAATTTGCAatataattttttcatattaaaaattttagttGACTATCATATAAATCGGAGTCAATTTGTATTTTAAACTATTTGAATTGCATGGCATTACcatttataatttatgattCAATGTCAAAaatcaatcaaatattttttcgaGTCATATAAATTTCTGTATTAAAAGCAATGGGTAATGGGTAATGggtgttttttttattacactAGGAGACAAATTTAAAggttttagaattttttttacacTCGTACAAATCATCAAATTAAATAAGCGTTGCTTCTGCCACATTAAAATGAGACAAATAAGATTTCCAGTAGTGAAGTTGTCCCGTTTTTAACGTAGTAACGATGTGATTGGTTGTAAATGCTTAACAACAGATGGAGTCAAGTAATCCTCTACCACTCAGTCTCGAATCCGGAAATCCGATAGTTCGtctcaaatttgaaatattaatgTTAGATGAATTATAAAATGTACGACTAATTTTACTTTAAATGTGACACAAAATTATGATTCGGAGTTCCTAAACTTTTTCGAATTTCTTGTTTCGGTCCTTCCACTATGATTCTTCCCCTCTACTACCCCTATATTTAAATACATTTCATTCGATTTCTTTAAAGCAAGATACTTAATTAAATGGTTTTCcgattatattatttatttgattcacTAAAAATCATAGATGGCGACTTAATGGCAAATGTATCGAAGGCTTGTGTAGTAAAAAAAGCgggatgttgtatttataataTTCGAATAAATCTCGTAATCGCAAGAAAATGAgtttttcatatatatttttttacccTAGTTTGTATGCAAACAATTATTTATAGCTCATTCCATTAGTTAATATTGGATGGAGAACCCcacccaaaaaaaaataaaaaaatcaaaatgaaTTATTACATAATATTTTGGGATAACGTAGatcacaattttaaaaaagatggtagaaagagattgaatttcaccACATCAAAGTCCATAAATATCGTGGATCTTGCTCGAAACGGTGTACGTGAACTCGTAATTTCCTATTTTGTCGATTAAATCCCGCAGTtttgttaaatgatttttaagcATATTTTAAAAAGATATGTAGTTAATTCATcctatatatacatacatacatacacacatacatatatatatatcgtttTAAATGTATGGCACTCAAACGTATATGTATTGATTTTGGTTAGTTGTATCTttccaaaaatataatattaaaacaaCATTTTTGCAAAGTAAAATACTGATAATCAAGCGTGCCATCCGGATCATGAAATAATATGTctcaatgaatttgaaatcaaatatcctaataaaaagtatttttaaagtttttataCGACCGGTATGATCATTCAATTTCATATTAGAATATAATTACATTATAGTTTATATAGAattgattcaaattttgaaaaatacttttttaattatttttataaaaacataAGTCAACCGATTGTCTCCACCACAGGTCAACATGCCTGATTGCATGCTAATTCAAATATccaccaatatatatatatacacacacacctCTCCATTCATTCTTCTCAACAAATATTCCAATGTCAGCATCAGCCTCCCCCTCCCACCACCACCTCCCCATAACCACCTCCGCCGTCGTCACCACCACCCTACGCCGCAGAATTCTCAAACTCAGCTGGAAAGGCGTAAGGCCACTGCCCTTCCTAATCTCCATCACCCTCGGACTTATCATACGCTTCGCCGTTCCCAAACCTCACGCCGTCACCCATAAAGCTTGGTCTCTCCTAGCCATATTCACCACCACCATCTCCGGACTCATACTAAGCCCATTGCCAGTCGGCGCCTGGGCGTTTGTCTGCCTCACCGCCACCGTCGTCACCAAAACACTAACTTTCTCCGCCGCGTTCACTGCCTTCACGAATGAGGTCATATGGCTGATCGTCGTCTCTTATTTTTTCTCGAGAGGGTTCGTGAAGACTGGTTTGGGGGATAGGATAGCCATGATCTTCGTGAGATGGCTAGGAAGGAGCACACTGGGTTTGTCTTATGGACTGATTCTGGGTGAGGCGGCGATTAGCCCCGCAATGCCGAGCACTACTGCTAGAGCTGGCGGGATTTTCTTGCCCATCATAAAGTCTTTGGCCATGGCCGCCGATAGTAATCCCAAGGATGTCTCGTCCAGGAAGCTTGGTGCGTATCTCGTTCAATCTCAGATTCAGGTAAGAATGAAGTAAATATGTCGTTTTGTGTAGACCAATAACTGATTCATAAAAAATATCTGCTGAGTTTAGTTTATTTCGttcgaataattttttttcctgaatAAGACAAACCGAATCAATCCAATTTGATGAGAAGAATTCTTTCCTTCCTTTCTTCATGTTTTCATGCCGAATACATAGCACGAGCACAAGTGCCCACCGTCTTAGATCATTCGGTTACGTTCAAATTTGACTTTGCGTATAGTTTGACGAGTTCacttggttaaataattatCCCTTGTGCGGAACAATCAAGGTTCGAATCATGAACCGTAGAGAGAGAAAGGGTTCAAGAATTAGTGGAGTAGGCCTAGGCGATGTCCGTTATATTTTTTACGTGGTAACTATAAATTATATatgaaattaaagaaaaaatattaaaacttgaaAAGAAATATGATGAAAATTTTGTGTGCGTGCGCATGCTTTTTTTAAGATAGCTTAAACCTGGCAAAAAATTTCTCACTAAACAAAACTGGGTGCATTTCTCCGGAAATGTTAATCGGATCACTGGGTGTTTATGGGCTTCTGCTTTTCTGTTTAATGGGTGACTAAGAGATTGAGCATTTTTAGTTTTTGATATGTGACAGTGCAGTAGTAGCTCAAGTGCTCTTTTCCTGACGGCTGCAGCTCAAAACCTGTTGTGTATCAAACTAGCCGAGAGTCTTGGCGTTATCGTTCCAAATCGATGGATCACCTGGCTTAAGGCGGCTGTCATACCTGCTCTGATATCTCTTTTATCGACTCCGATCATTGTGTATAAGATATATCCTCCAGAAATAAAGGCCACCCCAGATGCTCCTGCTCTGGCCAGACGGAAGTTGGAGCAGATGGGTCGCATCAAGAGTGATGAATGGGTGTTGATGGGAATAATGCTTCTCACAGTTGCTTTGTGGATTGCGGGGTATGTCTACATACTAAGCTTTAACAAATCCAGAGAGTATATTCTTTGGAAATCTTGAAGAAGCGTTGGTTTCTTATTACGCATGATATGATCACAATAACATCTAGAACTAGTGGTTCCATCATCTTGCTCTAGATGAACGAATACCCACATGTACATATATTTATCCCATCGTGACTTGATAAAAATTAGCTATGTCCGCGGATAAATAGAACAGTCGACGTCATTGATTGAAGTTTATTATTTGAAATGAGCAAGAAGCATCAATTTTAACCAAAGCTGGTTGTAACTGTAAGGTACAGTTTAAAAACCATACTTTACCTACGAAATTAGTTGAGTTAACAAACTTCATTTGCTTCATATGGCACTATGTAAACCTGAGAGCTTCACAGTTGGATTTCAGTATCTTTTGAGGCTATTTTACTTCTGTTTAACTTATTTTTCCGGTTGGTTTTAGACATTTCTGTGTGTGATTTTGCTGACTTAAAATGTTCCTCTAAATTAGTATTCGATCACTGCATAAACGTGAGGAGCATTTGGATGCCTTTTATTGGTTGACATAATAATTAGTCCTGATTATTGCTTCCATTTAGCTAATTACCCTCTTATTCTCTGGTCGGTGAAGTATATTAACGCAACACAATATGTTGTACAGAGAAGCTCTCAAAATGACAAGCGTCATCGCCGCTATGCTCGGTTTATCATTACTTCTGCTGTTTGGAGTCCTCGATTGGGACGACTGCTTAAGCGAGAAACAAGCATGGGATACATTGGCTTGGTTTGGTGTACTAGTCGGAATGGCGGGACAGTTAAATACTCTCGGTGTCATACCTTGGATGTCTAGCTGTGTGGCAGATTTTCTTAAATCTCTCTCAGTTGGCTGGTTTGGTGCGTTTTGTATACTTCAGACGACGTACTTCTTCATCCATTATTTATTCGCAAGTCAAACCGCACACGTTGGAGCTTTGTACTCTGCGTTTCTTTCGATGCATTTGGCATCTAAAGTTCCCGGTTTGTTGTCTGCGCTTGCTTTGGCATACAACACCAATCTTTTCGGTGCAATTACACATTAtagcagtggtcaggccgctgTCTACTATGGAGGTACTTTGGAGTGAATTTTGATGTTTCTTTTACATCAACCTTGAAACATTTGAATCTTTGAGAATTATGATCTTGAATATATTTGATTCATTGTTCTTTATTTTCTCGGTTCACAGGCGGTTACGTCGATCTTCGAGACGTGTTTAGATTGGGTTTAGCAATAGCTCTGATCAATATTGTGATATGGGCATTGTTCGGAGCTGCTTGGTGGAAAATCATAGGCCTGTATTGAGTTCTCAACTAGCAGGTTAGCATTCTCGTTACATTTTTTCTTATGCTCTTTTTTCTGCACTTATTGTTTTTTCTCGTTAATaatatgacaggggatgctaATAATTCGACTGTGGAGTGAAGTGGATAATTGTGCAGTCTGAatttatcaaatcaaatgtTGCCAACTTAGTGTGAGCTATAATTTGTGATTGGTATATATCCCATCGTGATCAACGTCAGGAGAGGGATCGAGGTATATAATATATTTCTGAATATATTTTCGTTCCGACCCgattatattaataatactttttttttttcaaaacatattattatattattaacacATTAGATTGactattattaattaaatagaatattat includes:
- the LOC142523359 gene encoding dicarboxylate transporter 2.1, chloroplastic-like yields the protein MSASASPSHHHLPITTSAVVTTTLRRRILKLSWKGVRPLPFLISITLGLIIRFAVPKPHAVTHKAWSLLAIFTTTISGLILSPLPVGAWAFVCLTATVVTKTLTFSAAFTAFTNEVIWLIVVSYFFSRGFVKTGLGDRIAMIFVRWLGRSTLGLSYGLILGEAAISPAMPSTTARAGGIFLPIIKSLAMAADSNPKDVSSRKLGAYLVQSQIQCSSSSSALFLTAAAQNLLCIKLAESLGVIVPNRWITWLKAAVIPALISLLSTPIIVYKIYPPEIKATPDAPALARRKLEQMGRIKSDEWVLMGIMLLTVALWIAGEALKMTSVIAAMLGLSLLLLFGVLDWDDCLSEKQAWDTLAWFGVLVGMAGQLNTLGVIPWMSSCVADFLKSLSVGWFGAFCILQTTYFFIHYLFASQTAHVGALYSAFLSMHLASKVPGLLSALALAYNTNLFGAITHYSSGQAAVYYGGGYVDLRDVFRLGLAIALINIVIWALFGAAWWKIIGLY